The Salvelinus namaycush isolate Seneca chromosome 11, SaNama_1.0, whole genome shotgun sequence DNA window taatgaaaatgtatgtcTAAAGTAGAAACATATAAAGTATGatatatactgtaatgtactatTATGATTATAACTATTATGATTTTACTTcacagtaaaaaatatataaaaataatctgATATTGaaaataatatactgtatgtaacaaATGCATCCCCTATACAGTAAACCTGCATCCAAAAGGAAGTTGCTGCGGTCTTTTtgatacagtactgtaataccgTAGTATGTCCCATTCACATAGCAGACGCTTTTATACAAAGtcacatacattttcatatgtgACCCAAGTGGGAATCAAGTTTACAACTCTGGTGTTGCTAGTGCCATGCTCTTATGAACTGAGCCACATACAAGACCACTACAATACATaagtacaatacaatactgtaAGATACAATACAAGATTACAATAAAATACTGTCAAATACAATACATGGTTACAATACAGGTGAAGATGTATGATTGCCATCCTCATCGAGGCGgcagtgtagcctagtggttagagcgttggactagtaaccgaaaggcagttaacaggcagttaacccactgttcctaggctgtcattgaaactaagaatttgttcttaactgacttgcctagttaaataaaggttaaataaaattagcATACTGCCCTCCTCCAGCTGTTTTTCCACCAGGTGTGTGAATAATGAGGACATTTAATGCaatgtggatgagaacctatgGCCAAAAGCTCAAGATAGGCTTAATGCAAACTACTGCCTGCTAAACATTATGTTTATTTAATTTGATTACAGTACACCTATGATGTAATTATATCTgaacaatacatttattttttgcaTCAATGATTGTGAAAAATGTCTTCAATGATCACACCTTTGCAAGGATGGAAATGTTATGTTCAGTCAATTGTAATGGGAAGTGCAAGTatattgcctaatgtgaaaacagtgtaatgtattGTAGCATATTGCATTCAAAGGGATATTTTGAAACATGTATCGTGACTttttttgctattggattaaTTTGTTGTTAAAACAAGTACATTGAGAAGATatcattatgttgtgttttggtgattaaatCAATGTTTTCATGGTATTTCACAGTAAACTTATATTTTGGATCAATGGTTGTGTGATGAAAGAGGtcttaaaaaaaaatgaatatgaGACTTGCTGCGTTACAAGTGTTACCCGTTTGGGGTTTTGCACTATGAGTTGTGAAAATTCACCTCACACTTGTGAAAATAGCACCAAACCAATAAAAAAACGAACTCTATGACCATATAAGCTCATCGGGTCTAAGTGAAACTGCTGAAGTGGTCATGTTTTTACCATGGTGttatatctgtgtgtctgtgtttttctcCCAGGTTTGCAATGGTGCAATGTCTGGTGTTCACACTGCTCTGGATCTGTGCTGTGGCACTGCATGCCCTTGGGAGTACAGAGAGAGGTGATTGATGAATGTGTGTTTGATCAATATCTATCTTCAATGTGTTTACCCTGCCTAActgagttctgtgtctgtgtatgacaGTATCTCAAACGACTGAGCCAAGTGTCTCTATGACAGCACCGACGGCTGAGACAGTTACTTTAGGACCAATTGAGACCCAAAgccctgatacacacacacaccagagcctAGAAGAAGAACAAAAACCACTTCCCTCAGAACCCTGTCAGGATGACGAGTTGGATAAGGTGAGAGCCTTATGATAATCTGAGGCCTGTCTTAAAACAGCTCAGATTTACagattctctctttctttcttttattctttctttctttctttctttctttctttctttctttctttctttctttctttctttctttctttctttctttctttctttctctcagagGGTGTACCAGAGGGATTCTGATGGTGTTATGCAGCTGGTTCAGGGAGAGGACTACAAAAACACTTGCAACCTAGCAGACAGTAAGACACATgcacaaagacacagagacacactcacacaggtgcacatggatacacacacactgaatcctGTCTGTTGCTCCAGGTGAACAGGCCCACTGTCTTATCTACCCTACCAATCAACTCAACTGCTCCTGGAATTTCCATGGTCTCCCTAACGACAGCCAATCCTATGCCTCCGTCTTGTAAGCCCTTCCAACAATATCCAAGAAAATAAAAGTATTAACAATAGTAATAGTACAATCTTGTCAATTCATAGGTTATTACTGTGTAATTACCATTTTACTGTATATACAATGCTAATCTCATTTTAGTACATGACACCAACATTCAATCAAGGTGTTTGCTTTAAGcgctgctgtgtgtgtttgtatgtgtgtgggcgtgtgtatGTTTGAATATCAGTGTGTTTAAGAAAACTGAGGGAATCTCCAGTGTGGACTGTGTCACTGAGGCCATAGGAGGCCAAGGAGCCCAGGGAGGGACTGGTAAGGCTGACCGTGTGGTTGGACATGTGTCTGCTGGGTGCCAAGGCAGTGTGGACAACAGCGCCACCTGTGTGATCCTGACTTTAAACGTGTCATGCTCTGACGTGTGGAGCATCTACACCCATAAATACCAGACCAATGATATTGATGTGCTATGCCCGCCCCCCAACATCAACCCATCCTGGGTCAGAGAGGGGGTTCTGCTGGTGAAGTGGGGTCTCCCGTCCAGCCGGTTACGCAGCAACACCAGCTGTTTCCACTACCAGCTACAGATCAATGACCAGGTAATTctaccagagaaagagagagagagacagttgtgtgtgtgtgtgtgtgtttagcagtGGCCCTATTTGTTAAGaggctgtgtgtatatgtgtattgtAAGGTGAGGGAATTTAAGGGTGGACTGACATACAATGAGACCAACGCAGACCCCACACATTCACACGATGTGAAGATGAGGGTGAAGAAGAGTAATAGCTGCAGAGGATCTCAACACTGGAGCAGCTGGAGCAACACCACCAGTGAGTCTGCAGTCATCAATATTGTAATCATATCTGCTTGTCAAACTCAAAGTGCTAACTGAAGCAAAAACAATGACAGTAACATAGAAAATatcaaaataataaaatatgtgAGAACCACTGAATGCTTAACAGTGCtaaaaaacacatttcactgtCTTTTTCCATCTGCTTGTTATGTTTACAccattgcgtgtgtgtgtgtgtgtgtgtgtgtgtgtgtgtgtgtgtgtgtgtgtgtgtgtgtgtgtgtgtgtgtgtgtgtcagaggtggCCCCGTTTGAATCTCCCAATCAGCTGAACTCTCTGGTGGTCATTGGCATCGCTCTGGGAATACCCATGGTCCtcctgtctctgctgctgctgattCGACTCCAGAGGTATTCTGTTGGGTTCATTAAATTTTATTCAGacggcgggagagagagagaaatggagagatgaagagagcaggaaatggagagagagagagaaagggagagaccgAAGGTGAAACACTGAGAAATTGACAGAAGGAGTGAGAAGGATACAGAAAttgaaagagaaagtgagagatggagagagaaggaaattgAGAGGGGATAGAACAGAGAGAAGCACAGATACAtttacaaaagagagagagagagagagaaaatagagagaaacagacagacagagaaacagagagagaaaggcagacatacagacagagaaacagagagagaaaggcagacatacagacagagaaacagacaaacagagaaagatAAACAAAGAGGAAAGATTAATAGATTAATAGAATAAGTATTCATGGAATAAGTGCTGATGTGTTTGGTTTTAGTCTCTGACCACAGACCACACACATTTTCACTCTGAAACTGAACTTCCTTCAAACGAAAGGCGGAAAACACCTTTTATTCTTAGAAAACGAGAGAAAGGGGAAAACATAAATGATTCAGTGATTGCACAGTAACTGGCACAATACCCTCACCCCAAAAAATGAAAGGTGAAAATGTATTTTCCGTAtgtttaaaatacatattttccggacgttgaaaaatacatattttccagaCATTGAAATCAGGTTAATTTTCGGTTCTGAATGAACATTGAAAATATTTACTTTCCAGatattgaaaatatatatattctatatatagaCTGAAAATATGTATCTTCCGGATGTTGAAATCAGGTGCATTtttggttctgaatgaaagttgaaaatatgtaATTTCTAGACGTCTATGTTTAGGCAAAATGAAGGCTGGTCCAGAACAGACAAAATCTGATTGATTTCAATGTCCTTGGACGTTGAAACCAAGGCCTGTCTGGAGCgcaccaaatctgaaccaatctgAACCGTCGGCGTCGGTCCGTGCTTAttgaggtgtagcctacagtgttgcctgaaatattattttatgaatgcccatctaTGTGGTAAGCCTACCGTTTGTAAAACACCAAAGAAAGACGTCTGGACAGGACCAAAATAAGATGTCCAAAAGAATTTGACTCGTtcttactgaggtgtagcctaccatgtcagccccaatggaattttatgaatgcccatccatgtggtaggcacactgtttgtaaaacaggccgttgtattggctttattagtcctgattcctgtgactaatcaatttggctatttaaactctgaatatcagctacccaactttatcagtGTCACGTtactgaccggttttctgttattttgtatgtgtttgacggtcagggcgtgagtttgggtgggtagtctatgttatgtgtttctatgtttgttaaagggtgacctgatatggttctcaattagaggcaggtggttttcatttcctctgattgagagccatattaaggtaggtgttttcacattgattgttgtgggtggttgtctcctgtgtctgtgtttgtcgcgccacacgggactgtttcggtttgtttgtttgttcggtcgttcgctttgtgtagtctgttttccctgttcgtacgttcttcgttacatgtaagttcttacgttcaggtcagtctacattcgttttgttattttgtttagtatcaagtatagttcgttttttgtcttgtttaataaatataatgtcaaactaccacgctgcatattggtcgtctgatccgtctcgcctctcctcgtccgaggaggaggaagagctagagaatcgttacaaTCAGAGTTATCGTGAGCCTATTTGCAATGAATTTACATAgcgggaaatgcagaagtattttaTTTTTCGCTATGATCAGCTTGTCAAAAATTGACGGATACACACTTGAAACCACCGATCATGACAATGgggtgaaactcctggacaacagTTGTGATTGTCCATTCCATGCAGTCCATTGTACTTTGACCTGTCCTATTTTAaggatatgttgtttgttaacatgACAGCACATTTTTTTCTTTGATTGAGTGCCATTTAGGTTAGGTTATTTTATCggagaaacctgcatgatgtaaaaagtgtccgtctcattacattgtcatacattttatctccagcctgtaggctacagaaaaggccacatactctttctaccatatcccatatctgctaaattatttatgttagatcatTTTTTTGATGCAATGTTTGTAGAGCAACGCACCGATTtgtctctccaacagcaccctggagaggcacGCTGGGAATGGACAAGCTAAACATTTTGTGcccctgcctttgacaaagtgggcaccgcttatcacagggcggcatcagcgctcacttaaaaagcccatatgccactggttgagagaaattgtcgTTTTcgggcagaattatgtgaggttttaagtgttgttgttggaggtgtgtcttggtcagtttagctccgAAAATGCTGCACTCGTCAACCTGCCGCCATAGGTGGcaacctaatcctgcctaatgagcgGGCCGGCTGTGGCTATGGTATTAGTGGTGTTATTCCCTGGCTGCTGactgactgtggtgtgtgtgtgcgactgtgtgtctgtgttttcaggGAACGTCTGTTTCCCCACATCCCTGGTCCCCCACTGAAGATTAAACACCTCTTGGAGAGAGACGACCAGTTTCAGGTGAAAAAAACAAACCCACACACAGCGACAAAACATTTGTTATGTTTACTATCATATCATAACCCCTCTCGTGGAACTAAAACAAAACTTTTCTCCCTTCGGTTTGTACAGTTTGTCCCTCAGGCCCTGCAGTCCAAATTTGTTGAGGAGATCACAGTGGTGGAGGAAGCTAAGGAAACACCTGTGAATTTGGCCAGTTAAACAAGATGGCCTGTTTAAAGCCCAATCATCATAAACTGTGTAAGAGCCGATCTGTAAGGAGGATCCCCTTAGCAGATGCAGTCATTACCATTTGTTAATACCTATCCAATCCTTTCAAGAGTGGATGCTACTTATTGACATGCATTGTTCTTACATGCTTAATAGTGTCTACTCAATGAATTGTTCTAATGTGCTCAGCTTCCaccagtgttgtagtactcgagACCAAGACCAGTCCAGTCTCGAGACCACATATTGGTCTTGTCTTGGTGTCAGCTACATTCgtactcggtcttgactcggtctcggacaGTGAGGACTCGTAATTTCTTCCCTAGACCAGCGGAGTAAAAAAACTCAAACatatacactcctttcttgaaacatTATCTTACAACCTTTATCTTTTATAGACATGTTTACgtagtggtgaacctataggacttcagtgtgtgacaggttcgtgattctgaaaggacagcaaccgtAATACCAGAGACTCATGTAGGAGGGTGCACTTTTAGTAAAACACAAAGggacagtggtgtagtggagtaTACGCAGGTATAAACCGTATACTCAtttttttcagtgggcattgccTATACTCACTTAATCCCTATTGATGCGTAtaaaagtagtgtagtggaggcagtggcgacccgtcattaaGGGCAGTTTTTGAGTCCCACCTGTTTAGCAGGGgtgtgcctgttttgcatgttattttgtcattaatatgtgtcacatatcagtttgaaaAAAAtgattgagttaataaagcttcatacaaacatggtctttttttgctttcttgaataaggcagctccaaaatgcagatgtttcaacttagctcagtgctttctgtggtggtggggcagccagcggaaaatactgagcgtaggggttggtaatgttctcttgTTGCGCCTTGAAAGTAtgactcagtgttctgtcactcatggggacaccacGTCACGgcaaaattcaagccccttgggtgctgccatagagttacattagaagtgcccatccaataaggctcaaggtcattggccacagataaaatgatgtcaaatcatgttatatctaccatagctttgattggatggaccatgtcaacatcatactttctaaatcttagctagcaagctagctgtcacgttctgaccttagttccttttttatgtctctattttggtttggtcagggcgtgagttggggtgggcattctatgttttgttctacgttttgtatttctgtgtttggcctggtatggttcccaatcagaggcagctgtcaattcgttgtctctgattgagaaccatacttaggtagcctgttcccacctgtgtttgtgggttgttgtttcctgttttgtgttgtgtcacctgataggactgtttcgtttttcgTTGTGTaacctttgttattttgtatttcagtgttcagtttaataaatttaacatggacacgtaccacgctgcattttggtccgatctttcatattcctcatcagacgaggacgagattcgttacagaactacccaccaaaaaaggaccaagcagcgtggtaaggaggagcagcgcGATCTGGAGAAATGGaaatgggaggagatattggacggcaagggaccctgggcacaggctggggaatatcgccgccccaaagaagaactggaggcagctaaagctgagtgGCGGCTATATGAGGTAAGGCAGCgcaacaggcacgagaggcagccccccaatatttttgggggggggcacacggattggcggagtcaggcgatagacctgagccaactccccgtgcttaccggaagaagcgtagtactggtcaggcaccgtatTATGCGGTCAAgcacacggtgtcgccagtacgcgctcatagcccggagcgctataggccagccccccgcaagtgccatgcgagagtgggcatccagccatggcgtattgtgccggctcagcgtgtttggtctccggtacgccgtttcggcccagggtatcctgcgccggctctgcgtgctgtgtctccggggcgctgggagggtgcagtgcgccctatgcctgcgctctgtccgtgccgggcgaatgtgggcattgagcctaagggagaggtgcgagtggtatgcaccagatctccagtgctcccccacagcccggttcaacctgtgcctgcactctggagggtccgggctaaagtggtcatccagcctggaggagtggtgccaaggctgcgcaccagagctccagtgctcccccacagcccggtccatccggtgcctcctccacgcaccaggccgcctgtaggtctccccagcctggtgggtcctgtggcagccccacgcaccaggctgtctctccgtctcctccctccaggttctctctccagtccggagctgtcagagccgcccgtcagtccggagctgccagagccgcccgtcagtccggagctgccagagccgccctcttgtccggcgctgccagagccgcccacctgtccggcgctgccagagcctcccgcctgtccggcgctgccagagtctcccgcctgtccggcgctgccagagtctcccgcctgtccggcgctgccagagtctccctcctatTCGGGGCCCACtgtaagggtccccagtccggggtcggcggcgagggtcgccactccagaggcgccacataagtgggccaagactaaggtggagtggggtctacgtcccgcaccagagccgccaccgcggtgaaatgcccactcagaccctcccctatagattcaggttttgcggccggagtccgcgccttgggggggggggggggggtactgtcacgttctgaccttaattccttttttatgtctctattttggtttggtcagggcgtgagttggggtgggcattctatgtttcgttctatgttttgtatttctgtgtttggcctggtatggttcccaatcagaggcagctgtcaattcgttgtctctgattgagaaccatacttaggtagcctgttcccacctgtgtttgtgggtagttgtttcctgttttgtgatgtgtcacctgataggactgtttcgtttttcgTTGTGTcacctttgttattttgtatttcagtgttcagtttaataaatttaacatggacacgtaccacgctgcattttggtccgatctttcataTTCCTCATCAGACGAGGACGAGATTCGTTACACTAGCAGTCATGATCATGAATCTAGTCGGCAATCtacaggcaaatccttttcaatccttgtcatgggaagagaaattatgaagagaaattatagataaaacgtatctaGTGCTCATCGGTCAAAGTGCTCATCagtcattggacataaacattacacaagaagttggaaattgcaaattcaacaatgagtggtttgaaaggtatcagtggctaactgcaagcattgcaaagcaatcactgccctgctattcagtggaatgGGTTTAAGGGTCGCTTTTCCAAGCttatttggtatttggtattttattaggatccccattagctgttgcaaaagcagcagctactcttcctggggtccacactaAACATGAAACATAAAACAGAATGACATACAGTAagacagaacatcattagacaagaacagctcaagaacagaactacatacattttaaaaaggcacacgtagcctacatatcaatgcatacacacaaactatctaggtcaaataggggagaggcgttgtgctgcGAGCTGTCGCTTTATCTGTTTTTGGAAACCAAGTTTGCTGTTTGAGCAATAttagatggaaggaagttccatgcaataagggctctatataatgcTGTaagttttcttgaatttgttctggatttggggactatgaaaagacccctgttggcatgtctggtgggataagtgtgtgtgtcagaggtataagttgactatgcaaacaatttgggatttcaactcattaatgtttcttataaaaagaagaagtgatgcagtcagtctctcctcaactcttagccaagagagactggcatgcatagtattaatactAGCCCTCtaattacaattaagagcaaaacaaatgatcaatgaacctaccaggtacaactccaaatccgtaaacacgggcaccttcatagatgtcatcctaactaactcgccctccaaatacacctctgcagttttcaatcaagatctcagagATCACTGCCTTATGCCTGCATcggtaatgggtctgcgaccaaacgaccacccctcatcactgtcaaacgctcactAAAACACTTTCtagcctttctaatcgacctggccggggtatcctggaatgacattgacctcatcccgtcagtagatgatgcctggctattctttaaaagtgccttcctcaccatcttaaataagcatgccccattcaaaaaatgtagaactaggaatagatatagtccttggttcactccagacctgtctgcccttgaccagcacaaaaccatcatgtggcgttctgcattagcatcgaatagcccccgtgatatgcaact harbors:
- the LOC120056106 gene encoding uncharacterized protein LOC120056106 — protein: MVQCLVFTLLWICAVALHALGSTERVSQTTEPSVSMTAPTAETVTLGPIETQSPDTHTHQSLEEEQKPLPSEPCQDDELDKRVYQRDSDGVMQLVQGEDYKNTCNLADSEQAHCLIYPTNQLNCSWNFHGLPNDSQSYASVFVFKKTEGISSVDCVTEAIGGQGAQGGTGKADRVVGHVSAGCQGSVDNSATCVILTLNVSCSDVWSIYTHKYQTNDIDVLCPPPNINPSWVREGVLLVKWGLPSSRLRSNTSCFHYQLQINDQVREFKGGLTYNETNADPTHSHDVKMRVKKSNSCRGSQHWSSWSNTTKVAPFESPNQLNSLVVIGIALGIPMVLLSLLLLIRLQRERLFPHIPGPPLKIKHLLERDDQFQFVPQALQSKFVEEITVVEEAKETPVNLAS